ACTGGCGGCTAGCCTCCAGCATTTCTACAAACTCTTCTTCGACATTCACCGCAGCGCTATAGACAAAGCCTTTTGCGTCAGATTTTGGATGATCTGGCATATAAATACGCTCAGGCTTACGACTAAGCTTTGTTACACCAACCACTTGCGTGGTTGACATGCCGCTATCATTAACATTGTCTGCAAAGCGCGTTTCGAAAACTGGCTTCATCGAGCGATAGGCTTCATCCTCGCTACTTGCCAGGTTTCCAGCATTAGCAAGGTTACTGGCGATCGTGTTGAGGCGCACCATTTGTGCGGCCATCGCCCGACCAGAAATATCAAAAACGTTTTTAATATCGGCCATTACTCGCCCCTTATCGCCGACATCAAGCCGGTTATGCGGTTGTTAAGAAAAGTGAGTGATGTTTGATAACGCATAACGTTTTCAGAAAATTCCATCTGTTCAACATTCAGTTCGACTGTATTTCCATCCAATGATGGATTTAATGGTTGACGATAAAGAACCTGATCTGGCCGACCATTCACCGCAGTTCTGATGTGACGTGCGTCAGAGCCATCCATAGTTCCATAGCCAGCAACACGACTGATTTCGTCTTCAAAATTAATATCACGTGCTTTGAAATTTGGAGTTGCAGCGTTGGCAATGTTCGACGCAAGAATATCGTTACGTTTAGAGCGCAAAGACAATGCTGCCGAATGCACTTGCAAATAATCGCCAATTCCTTTCATTGTCTTACCTCTATATAGTTAACATTGATGGTTATAGATCTCAGCTTTTCCACCCTTTTCAGGGTTTAAAAAACATCAACATAAACCGTCGATTGGTCTGGAATTTGCAATAAGGATGCCAAATACAACGGCAAGGATAAAAAAATGGCTAGAACGACATTATCGAATAGTGCAGGTCCCGGCTCTTCAACGCCATTGGCACCTCAGACTATAAAAGTTCGCGATGCTGTAATCGCCAAGTGTGATGACCAGTCACTTGATGAGATGAATGAGTTTGTTAAAGGGCTGCTTGATCGCGAAACAGATGAACTGAAACGTCTTGGTATTCTGGCGGCGCGCGTTTACATTCTGCGCCAGCGGATTATGGCACTAATGGAGTCCGGCGCCTTAAAAAGTAACGATAAACAACTTGATTTTATCGATCCTGCACCCGCAGTAGCAGATGATAATCTTGATGATTTTTCTGATCTTGATAGTGATGTTAAAGACACGAACTGGATGCGTGTCCGCATTATTGAGAATTGTGAAGTTAATGGGGTTCGGTTCCCAAGCGGGGTTGTCATTGACGTTCATGCTGACGATGCCGCCAAATTAATTGAATTTGAGAAAGCCGAATTACAAGCAACCGATGTGAATGATAAACCGCTTCCAGAAATGATTGCCTCGGCCGCTGACTTATCAGACATTCCTGACGACCTGATTGATATTTCTGATGAATTAACAGACATAAGTGAAGACATGCTTAAAGAGTCAGATGACACGCTGGACGCGACTGATGGTCTGCCGGACGCGTCGGATGATATGATGGATATATCTGGTGAACTGGATGGGGAAGCTGAAAACCCTTTAGATACACCAACAGATGACATTATTGCTGAAAATGACATCATGCCTGAGGACATACCTAATGAAATCGATTTAACAGCACCCCTTTTTGAAGATAATAATGATGAAAATGAAGTTAGCCCATCTGATGATATAGCAGATAACGAGGCGATTGCCGCGGCTGTTGCGGACAAAATGCCAAAGGCTAGCGCCTCTTCACCCGATGGAGAACCTGTCGAAACCACCGAAGAAGATCTCCTCGCCGGCTTACAAGAGCTCACCGATCTAGACGAGATTGAAGCAGGGTCAGATGACAGCAAAAAAGATAGCTGATAATAGTGACGTATAGATTGAAATATTTTGTATATGGCGTTTTTGGATTTGGACTGATAATAGGGTTAACCAGTTGCAAAGGCATGTCTCGATTTGAACAGGAAACCTTTTCATGCGGTTTAAACGCAACAGGTATTATTGAGATCATTGTAAGGTCTATTGAACGTGGCGAGGATGCGATCCTGACAACTGTGGACGGTGAAACTAGAATGCCCATCACGCAAAGCACTGACAATTTGATTGCAATATCTGACGGGCAAACAAACATCGTAATTGACCGTCACACTAAGATGTTAGAAGTCACCATCGCAGACAAAGTATATTAACTTGAATGCAAAAGCAGCATTTTCAAGATGTAGCCTTGTTAACTTTTATCTATTTTCCGTGAAACCGAACAATCGCATCAACATCACCTGCAGATAGCTTAGTTGCTTTCATTATCGCGTCTGCAGACGCACCTTTACGCGCCATTTCAATCGCTTTAGATGTGCCAACCTCACCCCGGACATCGTCAGTCAAACGCAATATATCCTCGCGCATGGAATCAAATGTTGCCCCATGCTCGGTGATCATATCACCCAATTTTGAAACATGCCCAGCAAGGCGCGACATGGTTTGGTTTTGAACTTCTAATTGTTGCGCTTGGTTTTGGAGCGCCTCGTCAAGTTTTTCTGACAGCAGCCTCTGTTCAGCCTGAACCGCGAGGCTTCGCCATACAACGACACCAAGTATGATTGCAACAGTCAGTAAAACAATGCCAGCAGGGCTCATAACAAAAGATAAAAACGTATTCAGACTGTGCATAGCAACGCCTTTTCTTTTTGCCAGCTATCAATACTGGCTTCCAATGCTAAATCGATTTATCAAGTGATTTGCGAATATATTTTCCTAAATCATCTGACCATACGAGCCTAGCTCGCGTTTTAGCTTCCAGTAGATTTATCTTATCCAAGATTGCTGAAAGTTGCACCTTATCATCGGCACTAAATGTTCCACCTACTTGGGATGATTCAATTTCAGGCCAGACATCTTGAACCTGTTTTTCAATTTCTGCCAGCATAGCACGAAGATTAGCGGCATCGTCCAGACGCACCAAAGCACTGTCAAGCGAGCGCTCGACAGTGTCAATAAGGGTCTGCGTTTTGGATGTGCGAATATCTGTCACCTAAATAACCAGTATTTAGGTTTTCAAATCCCTGTATGCATCCATTAGCGCATCAGAAATCAAATCAAGGTTAATTGGGTACTCACCGTTAGCAATCGCACTTTTGATGCGGTTAACCGCCTCAGCATTAACTGGTGGCTTTTCAGCCAGTTGTGCAATAGCCTGGGGTGAAGCCGCACCGCTCATCGTTACAGTATCGCGTGCGACTGGTGCTACGTTGGACGCACCTGTTGCAACTGCTTTGCTGTCAAAATCACGATCGCGGGTTCTTTGAACCTCGACTCGATTGACCATATTTTTTATGGCATCAACCATTAAAATAGCCTCCTAAAGATCATTAACGACTAGAACTCACTGAATGTTAGCCCCTGTTGCAATTTTTTTTGAATTAATTATCTGGCCATGAACAATTTTATCGCTATTCGCATTCTTGACCTTAATCCACTCACCAAATTGTCCATTTTCTAGGGCATATCCTAGCATACTGACAGCCACGGCACCAGCGCGATTCACCAATGTTACTTCTTGGTCTTTTTCGACCATCCAATATGGATGAAGCTGGCGGGCAAAGACTGGTTTCCTTGCAGAAATTGAAGTCTTTAAACGGCGTCCAACCACATCATCATGATCAAAAAATACACCAACAACTTCACGCATCGACACATCAATAAACGCAACATCTTCAGGTGTGATTATATCGCCACGCGTCATGCTACGGGTCAGGCTTACAACACGAGCCGTTTCCATTTGTTTGTTAGGTTTGGTGACTATGTTTCTTGATGTTCGAATGGTGGCTTTAACACTGGTTTTAGGTTTAGAAATACTGGTGTCTGGAGTCGCTGTTTTAATTTTTGTTCTTACGGCAACGCGCCACCCCGTTGCGTGTTCGCATTCCACGCGTACAGTTTGAAAATTACCAAACATCGGGTTTACAGTCAGATCGCCATCACACTTTCGAAACAAGCGATCAGGATTTAAACTTGGCGTGGCTTCTACACCTTTGACTGACAAAAACTGGGTGACAATTTCATTAATATATTCACCAGTAATAATTACACTGTCAGCGACCTTGCTGTCAGCCTTATCATCATTCAAAACTGAGGGCGGCACTGTTTTATTGGTACTTACAGCAGCCGCTGAACCTGCATTGACAATGCCCACAAACAGCCCAGCAACAACAGGCACCGCTAATTTGCTAATGCACAGCAAATTATCCACCAATGAAATAGATCTGATCACTTTGTGAACTCCCCCCGCCACTGGTTGCCTTTGACTTGTTCTTGCCCAAGATCATATCTTGAATTTCATTCAATGACGGCAGATGCAATGTTTTATCAGCATAAAGAAAATTTGGATTACCTCTTACAAAGGCTTTGGCATTAGCAGCAACAATAGCCATTTCGATGAATTTCAAATTCAGTCCGCTATTGGCATAATGCTTGTTAATGACATGGCTTAGCGTTTCATTTTGCGCGACCTTGTGTTTAGTTGTGTAATTTGGATCAATGACGAACGGATTATTGCTATCCACATTGCCAGACGCTGACTGATTTGGATATTCAAGGACAACAAGCGGTTGAGACTGGGCAAATGCACCTATTGAAACTGTTAAACCAGTTAGCAAGGTTATTGTTAAAATAGTACGTATAATCATTGCGTTAACTCCATAAATTCAACCTTTGCGCCCTGTAACATATTTTTATCACGCGCGGGGTTCAAGGGCTCTAGGACGACCGATCGTGCATCCGCTTTTGAAACACGCAAAATAGTCCAGAGGGTATCAGTACCGCTGGTCACAGCTAGTGAATTTTGGCCTACACCATGTTTTTTGCCAAGAGGCACAGTTAAAACACCATCAGCTAATGTTAGCGTGCTGACAAGAGGGCGGCAGGTGAGTTGTTGCGACAGGTCATTGATGAAGCGAGGCATCATGCCGAAAATATGGGCAGTGACGTCTTTACGCTTGCCGCGGGACAGCACATTGAACGTACGCGACGGCGATATATCGCTGAGCTTGATCGTCTGTGTTACGCTGTGATCAAGGACTGGCGCGTAGGACACCCCATCAGCAACATGCATGGTGACGGTCACATCAAGCACCATTTCATCGCGCAGAAACTTGCCTATTTTTCGGGCATTGAACGAAATTTCGGGGATAAAAGCAAAATCACCTGTAGCAACCCGCACCCGCCCCTGGGTCAGCGAGGTATAGTCAAACGCATCATTGGTCCGCGCCAGCGCCGCCGCATCAAGCGTGGTGGTAATCGCCCCCCGCGTCTTCAGATTGGGATGACGCTCCATCTGCATCAGCATCTCGGATACACTGGTTCTGGCAATCGGTGCCAGCCATGCAGGCACCGTTGGCCCGACATAAATAGATGGGGCAAATACGGTCACATTGTGGTGCCGCGGCGTCACACATTCAACTTTCGGCAGTTCGCCAACAGCCGCCCGCACGCTAACCATATAATGCTGATCATCAACAATCTCATTGGTGATGGTATAATCAAGAATGCGGCTCGATGGACGCACAATAAAATGATCGGTCAAGGTGGTATCCGCTGACACCGCCGAAAAGCCGTTCACCTCGGCACCGCCCTGTAAAGCCACCTGATAAAGTGCATCTTCAAGCGCAATCATACGGGCTTCATCCTGTGCCGCATCATCCATGATGACAGCGCGGCCTGTGGCCTCGGCAAAACGGAAACCGTCAGCCCCAATCGCCGCTGACATGAATAGACCACATAGCAAAACGAACCAAACCGGCAGTACTGCAATAATCAGTACACACCAGTTTGGCAGGGAGAACGGGATAATGGAAACACCATCTTTTTTCATTGTTCTGCTTTACACCCCAGAGCGTGACACGGCGTATATTCTGACGCCTGTTAGCAACAGTTTTAGCCGACGCTGCGTGCGCTTCCCATCAGATGCGCAATCATGTCACGGTCAATTTCCAAAACGATTTCGTATGTATCCGAACCTGTCGGGTTGATACGCACGGTACGCGCGCCCCGGATCGTTCCCGAAACAACACCACGGAAAGTATCATTCTGAACCATAAGATCGATAACTGTTGTCGAACTGTCCACCTGTAGGCCGTGGATCTGTTCGGCAAGGTCGCGCATAGCAACCATACGGGCTGACCGAATAGCCATCAGACGCTTTTGCGCATCCGAGCGCCCAGGCTGTGATGACACAACAGCATAACCAACCGCCGTCAAAGTCGGAATTTCGTCTGCGCCCGCGTCAAACACCTCGGCAACCGATGCCAGTGATGTTGCCTGGCTTTGTTCAAGCGTTGATAAGCCTGTGCCGCTGGTGGACATCGCCGATTTACCACTAAGGCTATCGGCAAGTTGACAGCCAGACACCGCCAATGACGCCGCCATAAGGGCCGCAAATGTAATTAAAGTATTCCGCTTGGGTGTATTAAGCATGGATGTTTTTTGCATGGGTCCGTTCCATTCTTCAAAAATTTGATACGCACCAGCTATGCATTATCCGTGCCACTCATCTCAAGTGACGGGTTTTCGGGCTTTTCCCGATGAAAATGCCGGTTTTTTTCATTCTGGCACGCTTATTGCCTTTATTTACGCGGGTGCTGTCAGCTCAACTGGCTGCAACATATAGTTAAAAAGGCATAAAGCATGTTTATTCAATCTATTAGCAATAATATAGCTAATCCAATCCGGCGCCATGTCCCGGGGTTTGCATCACATGCTGTTCAATATACTGACAGAGGATATGCGTCATGGAAATGACACTCGCCCGATTTGGCATCAACGATCCAAAGGCTCTGGTAACGACTGGCATTTTGCCGGTCGGTATTCTGGTGCTGATTTCAATGATGGTTCTACCCTTACCGGTATTTCTGCTTGATACGTTTTTTGTCTTTAATATCCTGATGTCTTTACTGATCCTGATGGTGGCGATGAACGCATTGCGGCCACTGGATTTTTCAAGTTTCCCCAGCCTGCTTCTGATCGCCACAATCCTGCGGCTTGGTCTGAACGTGGCTTCAACCCGGATTGTGCTAAGCGAAGGCCATACAGGTGGTGATGCTGCCGGTCAGGTCATCAAGGCGTTTGGCGAATTCGTTATTTCCGGCAATTACGCTGTCGGTATTTTTGTATTTATCATTCTTATTATTATTAACCTTGTTGTGATCACCAAGGGTGCTGGCCGTGTTTCAGAAGTTTCAGCCCGCTTTACTCTTGATGCAATGCCAGGCAAACAGATGGCAATCGACGCCGATTTGAATGCCGGTGTGCTGACCAATGAGGAAGCACGCGACAGGCGCGAAGAAATTGCCAGTGAGGCCGATTTTTACGGAGCCATGGATGGTGCATCAAAATTTGTCAAAGGTGATGCTGTAGCGTCGATTTTGATCCTGATCATCAATATCGTTGGCGGTCTGATCATCGGTATTTCACAGCATGATCTGTCAGTCAGCGTGGCTGCCGAAAACTATATTCTACTGTCTATCGGTGATGGTCTGGTCGCGCAGATCCCGTCTTTGCTATTAGCCATTGCCACAGCGATCATCGTCACCCGCGTATCATCAACCCAAGATATGGCCGCACATATCGGCGATCAGATCAGCCTGTCACGTGCATGGGCCCCTGTTTCCGGCGTTCTGATGTTGATCGGTTTTGTTCCGGGTATGCCTAATCTGCTGTTTATCGGCGCGGCGCTGATTGCGGCCGGTGCAGGCTATTGGTCCTATACAAAGGAACGCAAAGCGCTGGAAGATGTTGGTGCCGAAGAGCTGGCCGAACTGGAAGATGTAGCCAAGTCACCCGATCTTATCGAACTTGACGAAATTGCCGATAATGCGCCGGTTTCAATCCAGCTTGGTTACGGGCTTGTCGAAATGGTCGAGGAAGATACTGGCGGTCCATTGACCAACCGCGTTACCGGCATTCGCCGTCAGGTATCAAAGGCCCTTGGCTTTATCGTGCCCGCGGTTCGTATCCGCGATGATATGAGCTTGCCAGCGAACACCTATCGCATCCGCATTGGCCCGACCATCGTAGGCGAAGATCAGGTCTATCCGGATCGCAAACTGGCCATTCCAGGTGACAATGTGAATATCAAAATTGACGGCATTGAAGTCAAAGACCCCTCATTCGGTATGGATGCCATCTGGATTACCAGCCAGCAACAGACCGAAGCCGAGGCCAAAGGATATGTCGTGGTGGCACCGGAATCAGTGCTGTCAACGCATCTGAGCCAGATACTTTACAAATTTGCCGGTCAGCTTATCGGTCAGGATGATGTTCAGGGTCTGCTTGATAATCTGGGACAAACATCACCAAGTCTGGTTGAATCAGTTGTGCCAAAGCTGGTGCCGCTTCATACATTGACAGGTATTTTGCGTACCTTGCTTGAGGAGCGTGTGCCGGTCAGCGATCTGCGCGGCATTCTGGAGAATATGTCAGGGCTGGCAGCGCGTAATCTGTCCACTGCCGATATGGCCGAGGCGTTGCGCCCTGCCCTTGCCGGATTGCTGATCCAGCAGGTCGCACCCTTGAACCAGCCTTTGCCCGTTATCACGCTTAATTCCGATCTGGAACATATGCTTATTTCAATGGCACGTCAGAGTGGCGATCAGGGACTGGTGCTGGATAACAGCCTAGCCCAGCAGCTTCTGGAAAGAATTTCAGCCGCCAATGAAACATTGGCATCACAAGATAAGCAAGCCGTGATCGTTGTATCACCAGCGATCCGCCGCGAATTTTCAGCCATTATCCGTCAGCATATCGACGATATGGTTGTCCTAGCCTTTACCGAATTACCTGAAACACGAAAAATCGAAGTCGTTGCGACCATCAGTGGCGAAGCCAGCGCATAACCATGATGGCATTCGCCTCAACAGATGTGACTATGAAAGGATAAAATAATGGCAACCATAACCGTATCAGCATCAGATACCGCAGCTGCAATGGATGAGATTTTCCAGAAGCTCGGAGATGATGCAATGATCCTGGAAACAGCCAATCGAAATGGCAAGATCGAAATGGTCGCGACGAATGACGCGGCGCAACGTGTCAAGGTCAGGCCGTCAAAAGTGGCCAAGAAAGCCCCTGCCTTTACCGAGCTTTTCGATCAGAAACTGGTTCAAGAGCCAATCGAGGACATGCCACAGGGTGATGCCAATATAACGGCGGATTTTGCCCTGAAAGCATTGGCGAAAAGCCAAAGCGAGGATCAATCATCACCATCTGATATGGCAGCGATGCGCAAAGATATGGCGATGCTGAAATCGATGCTGACAGGCATGATGATTACCGATGAGAACGGTCTTAGCGAAAAACTGGGGCATAGCACGACGATCAAGCTCCGTCAGGCCGGATTTTCACCCGAAGTGGTGAACGAATTGCAACATGCGTTTGAAGGCCAAACTTATGAAAAGGCGCGGTTGAGCTTTATGAACGAACTGGCACGCCAACTGATCCGCCCGAATACCGAGGATCTGTTCGAAGCCCGCCTGATTTGCGTGGTGGGATCAAGCGGTAGCGGCAAGACAACGCTGGCAACCAAAATTGCGGCGCATTGCAAGGAAACCGGTATCGCCAATAACATGATACTGGGCACGGTCACATCCGAAAGACAGGCAGGTGACACCATCAAGGATCATGCCCGTTTGATGAATATGCCATCGGTTGATTTTCCGCTTGCGGAACTGCCAATCCGGGTCAAGGAAACAAGCCGCCGGATGATTATGGATGTATCAGCACAACCAGATCAGGCGGTAGCCGCGATCCGCAAAGCCACGGCAGCGCTGGATCCAGCGCGGGTTGCCGTTGTGCAGGCCATTCCAGGCGGTAGCAGCAGTGTGATGATCGCGCATCAGTGCGCATTATATAAACAATTGTCACCAACCATTGCGCTGACCAAACTGGATGAGTGCGAAGCCACCCCGCCAGAGCTTTGCAGTCTGCTGACGCATGGCAATGGTATCGGGCTGTTGACAGGGACAAAGTCCATTGTTGGCGGAATAGCCATTGCTACAGACGCAATATTAGCGCAATATTTAAAAGAGAACTGCTAATGAAAGCGCTGATGTATTTACTTTTGTCCGTTACGGGCAACTTTGTTTTTTCTAAGCCGGAGTGATCCTGACATGGCATCTTCAATTGCAGTTGCAAGTGGTAAAGGCGGCGTTGGCAAAACCAACATTGCTGTCAATCTTAGCCTGACCCTGTCCCGCATGGGGAAAAAGGTTACCTTGCTCGACGCCGACTTTGGTATGGCCAACGCCCATATTCTGCTGGGGGTAAATCCGCAAAATTACATCAGTGACGCGATTAGCGGCAGTGTGCCATTAGCCGATACGGTTTGTCCGGGGCCTTTGGGGATGAATTTCCTGTCGGGAGGCAGTGGTCTTCTGGACATGCTGAATCTGGACAAGAAAACCCGCTATGAAACCATCCGGCTGATGGATAATCTGGAGCCAAAGCCCGATGTTCTGGTGGCGGATGTTCCCGCTGGCGCGTCCGATAATTCGATTGCCTTTGTGGCGGCGGCCGACCGCGTTGTTGTGGTTCTGGTTGGTGAGCCGACAAGCTTTCTTGATGCCTATTCGCTGATCAAGGCGGCCAATCTGGAAGCGGGTGTGCAGAATTTTTCAATTGTCGTGAATATGGTGACAGGCAAAGGCCAAGCGCAAGCACATTTTGCTAAATTCCAAAACATCGTGTACCGTTTTCTGGATGTAAAGTTAGAGTTAGCTGGATATTTACCGTTGTCAAACCGGATCAGAAAATCGATTGTCGAACGTCGTCCGATTAGTCTGGGTGATAAGAATCTTCCCGAAAATCTGGCGCTGCAAAGCCTGTCCAAAGCCGTAATGGACGCCACCCCCAACCAATCCAATGGCATTCGCTATTTCAGCAAAACGCCAAATATGGTA
This window of the Candidatus Puniceispirillum marinum IMCC1322 genome carries:
- a CDS encoding flagellar assembly protein T N-terminal domain-containing protein; translated protein: MKKDGVSIIPFSLPNWCVLIIAVLPVWFVLLCGLFMSAAIGADGFRFAEATGRAVIMDDAAQDEARMIALEDALYQVALQGGAEVNGFSAVSADTTLTDHFIVRPSSRILDYTITNEIVDDQHYMVSVRAAVGELPKVECVTPRHHNVTVFAPSIYVGPTVPAWLAPIARTSVSEMLMQMERHPNLKTRGAITTTLDAAALARTNDAFDYTSLTQGRVRVATGDFAFIPEISFNARKIGKFLRDEMVLDVTVTMHVADGVSYAPVLDHSVTQTIKLSDISPSRTFNVLSRGKRKDVTAHIFGMMPRFINDLSQQLTCRPLVSTLTLADGVLTVPLGKKHGVGQNSLAVTSGTDTLWTILRVSKADARSVVLEPLNPARDKNMLQGAKVEFMELTQ
- a CDS encoding P-loop NTPase, with amino-acid sequence MASSIAVASGKGGVGKTNIAVNLSLTLSRMGKKVTLLDADFGMANAHILLGVNPQNYISDAISGSVPLADTVCPGPLGMNFLSGGSGLLDMLNLDKKTRYETIRLMDNLEPKPDVLVADVPAGASDNSIAFVAAADRVVVVLVGEPTSFLDAYSLIKAANLEAGVQNFSIVVNMVTGKGQAQAHFAKFQNIVYRFLDVKLELAGYLPLSNRIRKSIVERRPISLGDKNLPENLALQSLSKAVMDATPNQSNGIRYFSKTPNMVGA
- a CDS encoding type IV pilus assembly protein FimV; protein product: MIIRTILTITLLTGLTVSIGAFAQSQPLVVLEYPNQSASGNVDSNNPFVIDPNYTTKHKVAQNETLSHVINKHYANSGLNLKFIEMAIVAANAKAFVRGNPNFLYADKTLHLPSLNEIQDMILGKNKSKATSGGGSSQSDQIYFIGG
- the flgC gene encoding flagellar basal body rod protein FlgC yields the protein MADIKNVFDISGRAMAAQMVRLNTIASNLANAGNLASSEDEAYRSMKPVFETRFADNVNDSGMSTTQVVGVTKLSRKPERIYMPDHPKSDAKGFVYSAAVNVEEEFVEMLEASRQYQNNIEVVTTLRALMMRTINMGK
- the flgA gene encoding flagellar basal body P-ring formation chaperone FlgA — encoded protein: MIRSISLVDNLLCISKLAVPVVAGLFVGIVNAGSAAAVSTNKTVPPSVLNDDKADSKVADSVIITGEYINEIVTQFLSVKGVEATPSLNPDRLFRKCDGDLTVNPMFGNFQTVRVECEHATGWRVAVRTKIKTATPDTSISKPKTSVKATIRTSRNIVTKPNKQMETARVVSLTRSMTRGDIITPEDVAFIDVSMREVVGVFFDHDDVVGRRLKTSISARKPVFARQLHPYWMVEKDQEVTLVNRAGAVAVSMLGYALENGQFGEWIKVKNANSDKIVHGQIINSKKIATGANIQ
- the flgM gene encoding flagellar biosynthesis anti-sigma factor FlgM, which encodes MVDAIKNMVNRVEVQRTRDRDFDSKAVATGASNVAPVARDTVTMSGAASPQAIAQLAEKPPVNAEAVNRIKSAIANGEYPINLDLISDALMDAYRDLKT
- a CDS encoding flagellar biosynthesis protein FlhF; translated protein: MATITVSASDTAAAMDEIFQKLGDDAMILETANRNGKIEMVATNDAAQRVKVRPSKVAKKAPAFTELFDQKLVQEPIEDMPQGDANITADFALKALAKSQSEDQSSPSDMAAMRKDMAMLKSMLTGMMITDENGLSEKLGHSTTIKLRQAGFSPEVVNELQHAFEGQTYEKARLSFMNELARQLIRPNTEDLFEARLICVVGSSGSGKTTLATKIAAHCKETGIANNMILGTVTSERQAGDTIKDHARLMNMPSVDFPLAELPIRVKETSRRMIMDVSAQPDQAVAAIRKATAALDPARVAVVQAIPGGSSSVMIAHQCALYKQLSPTIALTKLDECEATPPELCSLLTHGNGIGLLTGTKSIVGGIAIATDAILAQYLKENC
- the flhA gene encoding flagellar biosynthesis protein FlhA, with the translated sequence MTLARFGINDPKALVTTGILPVGILVLISMMVLPLPVFLLDTFFVFNILMSLLILMVAMNALRPLDFSSFPSLLLIATILRLGLNVASTRIVLSEGHTGGDAAGQVIKAFGEFVISGNYAVGIFVFIILIIINLVVITKGAGRVSEVSARFTLDAMPGKQMAIDADLNAGVLTNEEARDRREEIASEADFYGAMDGASKFVKGDAVASILILIINIVGGLIIGISQHDLSVSVAAENYILLSIGDGLVAQIPSLLLAIATAIIVTRVSSTQDMAAHIGDQISLSRAWAPVSGVLMLIGFVPGMPNLLFIGAALIAAGAGYWSYTKERKALEDVGAEELAELEDVAKSPDLIELDEIADNAPVSIQLGYGLVEMVEEDTGGPLTNRVTGIRRQVSKALGFIVPAVRIRDDMSLPANTYRIRIGPTIVGEDQVYPDRKLAIPGDNVNIKIDGIEVKDPSFGMDAIWITSQQQTEAEAKGYVVVAPESVLSTHLSQILYKFAGQLIGQDDVQGLLDNLGQTSPSLVESVVPKLVPLHTLTGILRTLLEERVPVSDLRGILENMSGLAARNLSTADMAEALRPALAGLLIQQVAPLNQPLPVITLNSDLEHMLISMARQSGDQGLVLDNSLAQQLLERISAANETLASQDKQAVIVVSPAIRREFSAIIRQHIDDMVVLAFTELPETRKIEVVATISGEASA
- a CDS encoding LPP20 family lipoprotein, which translates into the protein MQKTSMLNTPKRNTLITFAALMAASLAVSGCQLADSLSGKSAMSTSGTGLSTLEQSQATSLASVAEVFDAGADEIPTLTAVGYAVVSSQPGRSDAQKRLMAIRSARMVAMRDLAEQIHGLQVDSSTTVIDLMVQNDTFRGVVSGTIRGARTVRINPTGSDTYEIVLEIDRDMIAHLMGSARSVG
- the flgB gene encoding flagellar basal body rod protein FlgB; this encodes MKGIGDYLQVHSAALSLRSKRNDILASNIANAATPNFKARDINFEDEISRVAGYGTMDGSDARHIRTAVNGRPDQVLYRQPLNPSLDGNTVELNVEQMEFSENVMRYQTSLTFLNNRITGLMSAIRGE